Proteins from one Geomonas agri genomic window:
- a CDS encoding sigma-54-dependent transcriptional regulator produces the protein METPKILIADDDKKTRDFVAAFLSYKGYQVYQAFDGQDALQKIEMHDVQMVITDIMMPRVNGLEFIRQLKSLRPEIVTIAYSAFANNEMTANLLKAGAFFYLEKPFNLEELETHVKRGLEHQALQSKSFRSKPCIKNRALLNNIIGESEKMLSLFEMIEKVATSDSTVLIQGESGTGKELVARAIHDLSNRSDKNFVALNCAAIPDELLESELFGHVKGSFTGAVATRVGRFEMADKGTLFLDEIGDMKANLQVKLLRVLQSRELEPVGSTRSKKVDVRIIAATNQNLDGMVASKEFREDLYYRLSVIPIMLPPLRERGADIPLLLNSFLEKFNRSKQRKVQGFDKQVMETLGSYDWPGNVRELENLVERLVIIKGTGVISIHDLPEKYRGGRSIPVAHGEHMINLPDDGFCLNSAVEEFENRLILQALEKSGGNKKEAAELLNLKRTTLIEKLKKKKLVYGETTLSP, from the coding sequence ATGGAAACGCCGAAAATACTGATCGCAGATGATGACAAAAAGACGCGGGACTTCGTGGCCGCCTTTTTGAGCTACAAAGGGTACCAGGTCTACCAGGCCTTCGACGGGCAGGACGCCCTGCAGAAGATAGAGATGCACGACGTGCAGATGGTCATCACCGATATCATGATGCCGCGGGTGAACGGTCTGGAGTTCATCCGGCAGCTCAAGTCGCTCCGCCCGGAGATAGTCACCATAGCCTACAGCGCCTTCGCCAACAACGAGATGACCGCCAATCTCCTGAAGGCGGGGGCGTTCTTCTATCTGGAAAAGCCCTTCAACCTCGAGGAGTTGGAAACCCACGTCAAGCGCGGCCTGGAGCACCAGGCGCTGCAGAGCAAGAGTTTCCGGTCCAAGCCTTGCATAAAGAACAGGGCGCTTTTGAACAACATCATCGGCGAAAGCGAAAAGATGCTCTCGCTTTTCGAGATGATCGAGAAGGTAGCCACCTCCGACTCCACCGTCCTGATCCAGGGAGAGTCGGGGACCGGCAAGGAACTGGTGGCGCGGGCCATCCACGACCTCTCCAACCGCTCCGACAAGAACTTCGTGGCCCTCAACTGCGCTGCCATCCCGGACGAGCTTTTGGAGAGCGAACTGTTCGGCCACGTCAAGGGCTCCTTCACCGGCGCCGTCGCCACCCGGGTCGGGCGCTTCGAGATGGCCGACAAGGGGACCCTGTTCCTCGACGAGATCGGGGACATGAAGGCGAACCTGCAGGTGAAGCTCCTGCGCGTGCTGCAGAGCCGGGAGCTGGAGCCGGTAGGTTCCACCCGCTCCAAGAAGGTCGACGTCAGGATCATCGCGGCCACGAACCAGAACCTGGACGGGATGGTGGCCTCCAAGGAGTTCCGCGAGGACCTCTATTACCGGCTGTCCGTGATCCCGATCATGCTTCCCCCCCTGCGCGAGCGCGGGGCGGACATTCCGCTCTTGTTGAACAGCTTCCTGGAGAAGTTCAACCGGAGCAAGCAGCGCAAGGTTCAGGGTTTTGACAAGCAGGTCATGGAGACCCTGGGGAGCTACGACTGGCCCGGCAACGTGCGCGAGTTGGAGAACCTGGTGGAGCGCCTGGTCATCATCAAGGGGACCGGCGTGATCAGCATCCACGACCTTCCCGAGAAGTACCGCGGCGGCCGCAGCATCCCCGTGGCGCACGGCGAACACATGATCAACCTTCCCGACGACGGCTTCTGCCTCAACAGCGCTGTTGAAGAGTTCGAGAACCGGCTGATCTTGCAGGCCCTGGAGAAGAGCGGCGGCAACAAGAAAGAAGCCGCCGAGCTCTTGAACCTGAAGCGCACCACGCTGATCGAGAAGTTGAAGAAGAAGAAACTGGTTTACGGGGAGACTACGCTTTCCCCGTAA
- a CDS encoding chemotaxis protein CheW → METALTKVKSEEYGGELIQLVSFNLEKEEYGINVLMVREIIRMLNITRVPNTPHYVEGVINLRGKVIPIINLRKKFDLMDTDYDKRTRIMVMEVVGELMGFIVDEVSEVIRISEKEIQPPPPVVSSGIEQECMAGVINQAERLLVLLDLEKMFSADERRLFSNVA, encoded by the coding sequence ATGGAGACCGCACTCACCAAGGTAAAGAGCGAAGAGTACGGGGGGGAGTTGATCCAGCTGGTCAGCTTCAACCTCGAGAAAGAAGAGTACGGCATCAACGTCCTCATGGTGCGCGAGATCATCCGGATGCTCAACATCACCCGGGTGCCCAACACCCCCCACTACGTCGAGGGTGTCATCAACCTGCGCGGCAAGGTCATCCCGATCATCAACCTGCGCAAGAAGTTCGACCTGATGGACACCGACTACGACAAGCGCACCAGGATCATGGTGATGGAGGTGGTGGGCGAGCTGATGGGGTTCATCGTGGACGAGGTTTCCGAGGTGATCCGCATCTCCGAGAAGGAGATCCAGCCGCCTCCCCCGGTGGTCTCCAGCGGTATCGAGCAAGAGTGCATGGCCGGCGTCATCAACCAGGCCGAACGGCTCCTGGTCCTGCTTGACCTCGAGAAGATGTTCTCGGCCGACGAAAGAAGGCTGTTCAGCAACGTAGCGTAA
- a CDS encoding chemotaxis protein CheA has product MAIDCEDQELLDGFLAETTELLEKLDDDLISLEKSPEDADLMNRIFRSIHTVKGASSFLGFDMLVKVTHKTEDVLNRLRKLELTLTSEIMDVILEAVDLVKTLVADIKGGDIVDRDLEGTIAKLIPFLSENAVEATVLAPVFAPKEEKAAAPAEAPAQAAAAEPAAEAASAAPQEAKAEAKAEPAPAQQVAPAPQPKPQPVKEPQKVPAKGGGEDLADNSTVRVDVKRLDDLMNQVGELVLERNRMIQLHSDYQTGLNPAEFGDDFGKLSKRLNFVTSELQMQVLKMRMLPVEKVFKKFPRIVRNLARDLGKEVDLVIYGEETELDRSVVDEIGDPLIHLIRNALDHGLETPEQRLAAGKDRTGTVVLSAAHEGNQIVISIKDNGRGIDPDKIAKKALDKGLVTDEQVAAMGTREILDLIFLPGFSTKEQTTDLSGRGVGMDVVRTNIRKLNGIIEIKNEVGHGSEFILKLPLTLAIIQSLLVEVEKEVYSIPLASVIETMRVSKKEFHMIGGQEVLKLRDSVLPLLRLQQTFGCHEVYTDRDTCYVVIVGVAEKRIGLIVTRLLGQQEVAIKSLGKFLSNLPGIGGSTIMGDGRVALIVDPIGLVGGAA; this is encoded by the coding sequence ATGGCCATAGACTGCGAAGATCAGGAACTATTGGACGGCTTTCTTGCCGAAACCACCGAGCTCCTGGAAAAACTTGACGACGACCTGATCTCTCTCGAGAAGAGCCCGGAAGACGCCGACCTCATGAACCGGATCTTCCGGTCCATCCACACGGTGAAGGGGGCCTCGAGCTTCCTGGGATTCGACATGCTCGTCAAGGTCACGCACAAGACCGAGGACGTGCTGAACCGGCTCAGGAAGCTGGAGCTGACGCTCACCTCCGAGATCATGGACGTGATCCTCGAGGCGGTCGACCTCGTCAAGACCCTGGTGGCCGACATCAAGGGTGGCGACATCGTCGACCGGGACCTGGAGGGGACCATAGCCAAGTTGATCCCGTTCCTTTCGGAGAACGCCGTGGAAGCGACCGTGCTCGCGCCCGTCTTCGCCCCCAAGGAGGAGAAGGCTGCCGCCCCTGCGGAAGCGCCGGCACAAGCCGCGGCGGCCGAGCCTGCTGCCGAGGCCGCGTCTGCCGCCCCGCAAGAAGCCAAGGCGGAAGCCAAGGCCGAGCCCGCGCCCGCCCAGCAGGTAGCGCCCGCGCCGCAACCCAAGCCCCAGCCGGTCAAGGAGCCGCAAAAGGTTCCCGCCAAGGGTGGTGGCGAAGACCTCGCCGACAACTCGACGGTCAGGGTGGACGTGAAGCGCCTGGACGACCTGATGAACCAGGTCGGCGAGCTGGTGCTGGAGCGTAACCGCATGATCCAGCTGCACAGCGACTACCAGACCGGCCTCAATCCCGCCGAGTTCGGCGACGATTTCGGCAAGCTCTCCAAGCGGCTTAACTTCGTCACCTCGGAACTGCAGATGCAGGTCCTCAAGATGCGCATGCTCCCGGTGGAGAAGGTATTCAAGAAGTTCCCGCGCATCGTCCGCAACCTGGCACGCGACCTGGGCAAGGAGGTCGACCTGGTCATCTACGGCGAGGAGACCGAACTGGACCGTTCCGTTGTCGACGAGATCGGCGATCCCTTGATCCACCTGATCAGGAACGCCCTGGACCACGGCCTGGAGACCCCGGAGCAGCGCCTGGCCGCCGGCAAGGACCGCACCGGCACCGTGGTCCTCTCCGCCGCCCACGAGGGGAACCAGATCGTCATCAGCATCAAGGACAACGGCCGCGGCATCGACCCGGACAAGATCGCCAAGAAGGCGCTGGACAAGGGGCTGGTCACCGACGAGCAGGTCGCTGCCATGGGGACCCGGGAGATCCTCGACCTCATCTTCCTCCCCGGCTTCTCCACCAAGGAGCAGACCACCGACCTCTCCGGGCGCGGCGTGGGCATGGACGTGGTGCGCACCAACATCCGGAAGCTGAACGGCATCATCGAGATCAAGAACGAGGTGGGGCACGGCAGCGAGTTCATACTGAAACTGCCGCTTACCCTGGCCATCATCCAGTCGCTGCTGGTCGAGGTCGAGAAGGAGGTCTACTCGATCCCGCTGGCCTCGGTCATCGAGACCATGCGCGTCAGCAAGAAGGAGTTCCACATGATCGGCGGCCAGGAGGTGCTCAAGCTGCGGGACTCGGTGCTGCCGCTGCTCCGGTTGCAGCAGACCTTCGGGTGCCACGAGGTCTACACGGACCGGGACACCTGCTACGTGGTCATCGTTGGGGTCGCAGAGAAGAGGATCGGCCTGATCGTCACCAGGCTGCTCGGGCAACAGGAGGTTGCCATCAAGTCGCTGGGCAAGTTCCTGTCCAACCTCCCGGGGATCGGCGGATCGACCATCATGGGAGACGGCAGGGTGGCGTTAATTGTAGATCCGATCGGACTGGTCGGTGGGGCAGCCTGA
- a CDS encoding CheR family methyltransferase, translating into MPLDMKPFDAKSAPKISDKDFEQLRDYIYNVCGIYFHSSKKYFLESRLARRMEGTGCKTHADYYQYVRSPATGRTELTKLLDEITTNETCFFRNMPQLNALENKFLPEIIATKGKIGFKKLRIWSAGSSSGEEAYTMAMILLEKRATLLKDWIIEIVGTDINETVLGQAREGVYNSYSVRNTPDYYLKKYFKEEAPGRFVLSPDVKKLATFSQLNLYDDNKMLFMKSFDFIFCANVLIYFDTSSKSKVVQHFYNNLQPYGYFFVGQSESLHGVNDKFKTVHFPGGFTYNK; encoded by the coding sequence ATGCCATTAGACATGAAACCATTTGACGCTAAAAGTGCCCCGAAGATTTCCGACAAGGATTTCGAGCAGCTTCGGGACTACATATACAACGTCTGCGGCATCTACTTCCACAGCAGCAAGAAGTACTTCCTGGAAAGCCGTCTGGCGCGCAGGATGGAAGGGACCGGCTGCAAGACCCATGCGGACTACTACCAGTACGTGCGCAGCCCGGCCACCGGAAGGACCGAGCTGACCAAACTGCTCGACGAGATCACCACCAACGAGACCTGCTTCTTCAGGAACATGCCCCAGCTGAACGCGCTGGAGAACAAGTTCCTCCCCGAGATCATCGCCACCAAGGGGAAAATCGGGTTCAAGAAGCTGCGCATCTGGAGCGCCGGCTCCTCGTCTGGCGAAGAGGCCTACACCATGGCCATGATCCTCCTGGAAAAGCGCGCCACGCTCCTGAAGGACTGGATCATCGAAATCGTGGGAACCGACATCAATGAGACGGTGCTGGGCCAGGCACGCGAAGGGGTCTACAACAGCTACTCGGTGCGCAACACCCCCGACTACTACCTCAAGAAATACTTCAAGGAAGAGGCCCCGGGGCGGTTCGTGCTTTCTCCCGACGTGAAGAAACTGGCCACATTCAGCCAGTTGAACCTCTACGACGACAACAAGATGCTCTTCATGAAGAGCTTCGATTTTATCTTCTGCGCCAACGTGCTCATCTACTTCGACACGTCCTCGAAGAGCAAGGTAGTGCAGCACTTCTACAACAACCTGCAGCCGTATGGCTACTTCTTCGTGGGGCAGTCCGAGTCGCTGCATGGGGTGAACGACAAATTCAAGACCGTGCACTTCCCTGGCGGGTTCACCTACAACAAGTGA
- a CDS encoding HDOD domain-containing protein, which produces MDKAAMMQTAQEMVESFVDLPTIPHVATRVIELLDRPGVELDEVADMILADQVLAARVIKMVNSPLYKPANEIKSVKRALIYLGFRHIRELAFTCSFVDVFEGRDGIFDVRTFWEHSFGVGVVSKIIAQRVRYPDTEKAYLVGIVHDIGEVFLSYYRQDAFRALLESVKGHPFRLVDKEAEYLGTSHSEIGLCIARKWNFPADYCEVIGLHHDPEQAVLDPTLCAIVNLADLFCSVRQLDYGGSSWVTFNLAEEKAWAILRAYAPNLADLDVERFCYELDDRVPEIQDMVKSIFQGIGAKETS; this is translated from the coding sequence ATGGATAAAGCAGCCATGATGCAGACTGCCCAGGAGATGGTCGAGAGCTTCGTTGACCTCCCCACCATCCCGCACGTGGCCACCCGGGTGATCGAGCTTCTGGACCGCCCCGGCGTCGAGCTGGATGAAGTTGCCGACATGATTCTGGCCGACCAGGTCCTGGCGGCCCGGGTCATCAAGATGGTCAACTCGCCGCTGTACAAACCGGCCAACGAGATAAAGTCCGTGAAACGGGCCCTGATTTACCTGGGCTTCCGTCACATCCGCGAGCTGGCCTTCACCTGTTCCTTCGTCGACGTATTCGAAGGGCGAGACGGCATCTTCGACGTCAGGACGTTCTGGGAGCACTCCTTCGGCGTCGGCGTGGTCTCCAAGATCATCGCCCAGCGGGTGCGCTACCCGGACACCGAAAAGGCCTACCTGGTGGGGATCGTGCACGACATCGGCGAGGTTTTCCTCTCCTACTACCGCCAGGACGCCTTCCGCGCCCTGCTCGAGTCGGTGAAGGGCCATCCCTTCCGGCTGGTGGACAAGGAGGCCGAGTACCTGGGGACCTCGCACAGCGAGATCGGCCTGTGCATCGCCCGAAAGTGGAACTTCCCTGCCGATTACTGCGAGGTGATCGGGCTGCACCACGACCCGGAGCAGGCCGTGCTCGACCCGACCCTGTGCGCCATCGTCAACCTGGCAGACCTGTTCTGCTCCGTGCGCCAGCTCGACTACGGCGGGAGCTCCTGGGTCACCTTCAACCTCGCCGAGGAAAAGGCCTGGGCTATCCTGAGGGCCTACGCGCCCAATCTCGCCGACCTCGACGTGGAGCGCTTCTGCTACGAGCTGGACGACCGCGTCCCCGAGATCCAGGACATGGTCAAATCGATCTTCCAAGGCATAGGAGCCAAAGAAACGTCATGA
- a CDS encoding protein-glutamate methylesterase/protein-glutamine glutaminase, whose amino-acid sequence MIPATSSKLKVLIVDDSSFMRMAIRGILTKAPGVEIVGIAADGMEGVEKALALKPDLITMDVEMPRMDGIAALKQIMSKQPTRVLMVSTLTCEGARATFEALEAGAIDYVPKNVSDCKDAQAMFQAALLEKVREASVSAIPRRGGLGLVQRVAPPVQVRPSQFANRRIGYVGIGASTGGPVALQEVISRIPVNFPHGIVVAIHMPKAFTGPYAERLNAKCSLSIREAVDGDIVKGGQVLIAPGGMHTSLVRQGSNIVVKTSPTSEFPQYIYIPSVDQMITSMADASNGAMLGVILTGMGNDGFKGMKHLKEKGGLTLVQNEATSTIYGMPRACIDGKVADVVLPLDQIGFEIGKIG is encoded by the coding sequence ATGATCCCCGCAACCTCGAGCAAACTGAAGGTACTGATCGTCGACGACTCCTCCTTTATGAGGATGGCAATCCGCGGCATCCTCACCAAGGCCCCCGGCGTGGAGATCGTCGGCATCGCGGCCGACGGCATGGAAGGGGTGGAAAAGGCCCTGGCGCTGAAACCGGACCTGATCACCATGGACGTCGAGATGCCGCGCATGGACGGCATTGCCGCGCTGAAGCAGATCATGTCCAAGCAGCCCACCCGGGTGCTCATGGTCTCCACCCTTACCTGCGAGGGGGCGCGGGCCACCTTCGAGGCGCTCGAAGCGGGCGCCATCGACTACGTCCCCAAGAACGTCAGCGACTGCAAGGACGCGCAGGCCATGTTCCAGGCGGCGCTCCTCGAGAAAGTGCGCGAGGCTTCGGTCTCTGCCATCCCCAGGCGTGGCGGCCTCGGCCTCGTGCAGCGGGTCGCGCCGCCGGTGCAGGTGCGTCCGTCCCAGTTCGCCAACCGCCGCATCGGTTACGTCGGCATCGGTGCCTCCACCGGGGGACCGGTCGCGCTCCAGGAGGTCATCTCCCGAATCCCGGTCAATTTCCCGCACGGCATCGTGGTGGCCATCCACATGCCCAAGGCCTTCACCGGCCCCTACGCCGAGAGGCTCAACGCCAAGTGTTCGTTATCGATCAGGGAAGCGGTGGACGGGGATATCGTCAAGGGTGGGCAGGTGCTGATCGCACCGGGCGGAATGCATACCAGCCTGGTCAGGCAGGGGAGCAATATCGTGGTGAAGACCTCCCCGACCAGCGAGTTCCCGCAGTACATCTACATCCCTTCGGTGGACCAGATGATCACCTCCATGGCGGACGCCAGCAACGGCGCCATGTTAGGGGTAATCCTGACCGGGATGGGGAATGACGGGTTCAAGGGGATGAAGCATCTGAAGGAAAAAGGAGGGCTGACCCTGGTGCAGAACGAGGCGACCTCCACCATCTACGGCATGCCGCGCGCCTGCATCGACGGCAAGGTGGCCGACGTAGTGCTGCCGCTGGACCAGATAGGATTCGAGATCGGGAAGATCGGCTAG
- a CDS encoding DMT family transporter, producing the protein MTGSLKSVYVKLVLTTFFWGGTFVAARLAVKEAPPFFAATSRFSIAGTCLIALTAWYAAKEGKPFPVPKGLRELALLFSLGVTGIFCYNAVFFTGLKLTTATSGALIVAINPLLTAVLSALWLRERVTLTQAIGLLVSLLGVSVVISKGSWAVLAGFAFNKGDIIMLGAPLCWALYSILGKKALATFTPLAATAYAALFGAMLLLPAALLEHAVLGGPWPAFSWVGWLAILQLALLGTVVGFVWWYQGVGRIGASRAAVFVNLVPFFGAMQAALLLGERVVLPQLCGGLLVVAGVYWGSRGTARQQAAVAVPKPTSGPERTGAEGEGFQERGEVKP; encoded by the coding sequence ATGACGGGAAGTCTCAAATCGGTATATGTGAAGCTGGTTCTGACCACATTTTTCTGGGGCGGCACCTTCGTCGCGGCGCGCCTGGCGGTAAAAGAGGCGCCTCCTTTCTTCGCGGCCACCAGCCGGTTCTCGATCGCAGGGACCTGCCTCATCGCGCTCACCGCCTGGTACGCAGCCAAAGAGGGCAAACCGTTCCCCGTGCCCAAGGGGTTGCGGGAGCTTGCCCTCCTCTTCAGCCTGGGCGTCACCGGCATCTTCTGCTACAACGCGGTCTTTTTTACCGGCCTGAAGCTGACCACAGCCACCAGCGGCGCGCTCATCGTCGCCATCAATCCGCTTCTGACTGCAGTCCTCTCCGCGCTCTGGCTCCGGGAAAGGGTCACCCTGACCCAGGCAATCGGCCTCCTGGTGTCGCTGCTGGGCGTGTCGGTGGTTATCTCAAAAGGATCCTGGGCGGTCCTCGCCGGCTTCGCTTTCAACAAGGGCGACATCATCATGCTGGGTGCACCGCTTTGCTGGGCGCTCTACTCCATCCTGGGCAAGAAGGCTCTCGCCACCTTCACGCCGCTGGCAGCCACTGCGTACGCAGCGCTGTTCGGAGCGATGCTCCTCTTGCCGGCCGCGCTGCTCGAACACGCCGTCTTGGGTGGCCCCTGGCCTGCGTTCAGCTGGGTTGGGTGGCTTGCCATCCTGCAACTGGCACTTTTGGGGACTGTGGTCGGGTTTGTCTGGTGGTACCAGGGGGTGGGGCGGATAGGTGCCTCGCGCGCGGCGGTCTTCGTCAACCTGGTCCCGTTCTTCGGGGCGATGCAGGCTGCGCTGCTCTTGGGGGAACGGGTGGTGCTGCCGCAACTGTGCGGCGGGTTGCTGGTGGTCGCCGGCGTCTACTGGGGCAGTCGCGGTACCGCCAGGCAGCAGGCCGCGGTGGCGGTACCAAAGCCGACAAGTGGCCCGGAGCGAACGGGTGCAGAGGGCGAGGGGTTCCAGGAACGGGGGGAGGTCAAGCCATGA
- a CDS encoding retropepsin-like aspartic protease: MDLEHLCRGIKERVALELRESTDAATRHELLIAALCDVERIVFPVLGQANGVQGYRRLQDMVMDLVSSIAIPLIKGGDRGAVGALAKLAQTCPDPLIGKKLAGYAHELSGRQTHRAGPVSAARTAAGLAGLLAVAGVMLYLLWPYGASEQVQLAQAQQIAEEAEPKGQVQTGAQIPTSAQAEQNGDGEQRGRGEQLSQRQERPAAMLAAAPAGDMVTKVRVVDNQVLVPVTVKHGGQAIRLELVLDTGATRTALHESVANRLPIDLRSAANAQAELADGRVVRSRIVRVDAVTVGPYARPSMEVELISYSGSSGIHDGLLGMDFLRKYRYQIDMEHEMIRWF; this comes from the coding sequence ATGGATCTCGAGCATCTGTGCAGGGGAATAAAGGAAAGGGTCGCGCTCGAACTGCGGGAAAGCACCGATGCCGCCACCAGGCACGAGTTGTTGATTGCGGCCCTCTGCGACGTTGAGCGGATCGTCTTCCCGGTCCTGGGACAGGCCAACGGGGTACAGGGATACCGGCGTCTGCAGGATATGGTCATGGACCTGGTCAGTTCCATTGCCATCCCGCTGATCAAGGGCGGTGACCGGGGGGCGGTGGGGGCCTTGGCGAAACTTGCGCAGACCTGTCCGGATCCCCTGATCGGAAAGAAGTTGGCTGGATACGCCCATGAGCTGTCCGGGCGGCAGACCCACCGCGCCGGACCAGTATCTGCGGCAAGGACCGCTGCCGGGTTGGCCGGCCTGCTGGCGGTGGCCGGCGTGATGCTTTACCTGCTGTGGCCCTATGGCGCCAGCGAGCAGGTCCAGCTGGCACAGGCCCAGCAGATCGCGGAAGAGGCTGAGCCCAAGGGGCAGGTGCAGACCGGTGCCCAGATCCCTACGTCGGCGCAGGCGGAACAAAACGGGGACGGGGAGCAACGGGGAAGGGGGGAACAGCTTTCCCAGCGACAGGAACGACCCGCCGCGATGCTGGCGGCGGCCCCCGCTGGCGATATGGTCACCAAGGTGCGCGTGGTGGACAACCAGGTGCTGGTCCCGGTGACCGTGAAGCACGGCGGCCAGGCCATCCGGCTGGAATTGGTCCTCGACACCGGCGCCACCAGGACGGCACTGCACGAAAGTGTTGCCAACAGGCTCCCCATTGATTTACGCTCTGCCGCGAATGCGCAGGCGGAGCTGGCCGACGGCAGGGTGGTGCGCTCCAGGATCGTGCGCGTCGACGCGGTGACCGTCGGCCCCTATGCCCGCCCTTCGATGGAGGTCGAACTGATCTCCTACAGTGGCAGCTCCGGGATACACGATGGCCTGCTAGGGATGGACTTCCTGCGCAAGTACCGCTACCAGATTGACATGGAACATGAAATGATCCGCTGGTTTTAA
- a CDS encoding MATE family efflux transporter → MNHGHDLLNQPIPGLIRKIAVPTSVGYFFNTMFNVVDTFYGGRISTDALAAMSLSFPVFFLIIAIGAGISTGATSLIGHALGAGDRDGARHLAGQTLSFGLLHGLLLTLVGLACAPFLFGLLGAHGTVLELALQYMGCIFTGSVFFLVNYVLNAILNATGDSRSFRNYLVLGFFLNLALDPWFMYGGLGLPAFGLSGIAWATVLVQAIGNCYMLMRVRQSGMLRHFRIPELIPDRHAYYQLAKLGFPSSLNMMTVAIGIFVITRFVARFGSDAVAAYGIGTRIEQIALLPVMGMNVATLALVAQNSGGRQMERVVLTIRTSLRAGMILMSFGTAAVFLAARPLVSFFTKDPVVVDIGVHYLHIECFVFTAYVILYTSVAVLQGLKRPVFPLVIGLARQIVFPIPIFYLLSDVLGWGLTGIWCGILFVTWGAACVILLYVLRLATTMDGSAAVVQEAGEDGR, encoded by the coding sequence ATGAACCACGGTCACGACCTGCTCAACCAACCCATCCCCGGCCTGATCCGCAAGATCGCCGTGCCCACCAGCGTGGGTTACTTCTTCAACACCATGTTCAACGTGGTGGACACCTTCTACGGTGGGCGCATCTCCACGGACGCCCTGGCGGCGATGTCGCTCTCCTTCCCGGTCTTTTTCCTGATCATCGCCATCGGGGCCGGCATCTCCACCGGAGCCACCTCGCTCATCGGCCATGCCCTCGGTGCCGGCGACCGCGACGGCGCGCGCCACCTTGCCGGACAGACCCTCTCTTTCGGCTTGCTGCACGGTTTGCTGCTGACCTTGGTTGGACTAGCCTGCGCACCCTTCCTGTTCGGCCTGCTCGGCGCCCATGGAACCGTGCTGGAACTGGCCCTGCAGTACATGGGCTGCATCTTCACCGGCAGCGTCTTCTTCCTGGTCAACTACGTCCTGAACGCCATCCTCAACGCCACCGGCGACAGCCGCAGCTTCCGTAACTACCTGGTGCTCGGTTTCTTCCTGAACCTGGCCCTCGACCCCTGGTTCATGTACGGTGGCCTTGGTTTGCCCGCCTTCGGTCTGTCCGGCATCGCATGGGCCACCGTGCTGGTTCAGGCCATCGGCAACTGCTATATGCTGATGCGGGTCAGGCAGTCCGGTATGCTCAGGCATTTCCGCATCCCGGAGCTGATCCCGGACCGGCACGCCTACTACCAACTCGCCAAGCTCGGCTTCCCGTCGAGCCTCAACATGATGACCGTTGCCATCGGTATCTTCGTCATCACCCGCTTCGTGGCCCGCTTCGGCAGCGACGCGGTCGCCGCCTACGGCATCGGCACCAGGATCGAGCAGATTGCCCTGCTACCGGTCATGGGGATGAACGTGGCCACCCTGGCGCTGGTGGCGCAAAACAGCGGGGGGCGCCAGATGGAGCGCGTGGTGCTCACCATCCGTACCTCGCTGCGGGCCGGCATGATCCTGATGAGCTTTGGCACCGCGGCGGTCTTCCTCGCGGCACGGCCGCTCGTGTCGTTCTTCACCAAGGACCCCGTGGTCGTCGATATCGGCGTGCACTACCTGCACATCGAATGCTTCGTCTTCACCGCCTACGTCATCCTCTACACCAGCGTCGCCGTGCTGCAGGGGCTCAAACGTCCAGTCTTCCCTCTGGTGATCGGCCTCGCGCGGCAGATCGTGTTCCCGATCCCGATCTTCTACCTCCTGTCGGATGTCCTCGGGTGGGGCCTCACCGGCATCTGGTGCGGCATCCTGTTCGTCACGTGGGGAGCCGCCTGCGTCATCCTGCTCTACGTCCTGCGTCTCGCTACCACCATGGACGGCTCCGCCGCAGTGGTGCAAGAGGCAGGGGAAGACGGGCGCTGA
- a CDS encoding F0F1 ATP synthase subunit epsilon yields MAEKLKVELVTPYKKVMSEEVDEITATGALGEFGVLPGHAPFLTSLKIGELAYKKDGVLHHLALNWGYFEVENDQVTVLVETAERADEIDLERAKAALGRAETELKSLTPEDKNFRIYQAALERALIRVQVAGKAGGR; encoded by the coding sequence ATGGCTGAAAAACTGAAGGTTGAACTGGTAACCCCGTACAAGAAGGTCATGTCCGAAGAAGTGGACGAGATCACCGCCACTGGTGCCCTCGGCGAGTTCGGTGTCCTTCCGGGCCACGCCCCCTTCCTCACCTCGCTGAAGATCGGCGAGCTGGCCTACAAGAAGGACGGCGTGCTGCACCACCTGGCGCTCAACTGGGGCTACTTCGAAGTGGAAAACGACCAGGTCACCGTGCTGGTCGAAACCGCCGAGAGGGCCGACGAGATCGATCTGGAGCGTGCCAAGGCAGCCCTTGGGCGTGCCGAGACCGAGCTCAAGTCGCTCACCCCGGAAGACAAGAACTTCCGCATCTACCAGGCCGCGCTCGAGCGCGCCCTGATCCGGGTACAGGTGGCCGGCAAGGCAGGCGGGCGCTAA